The Deinococcus metalli genome contains the following window.
CGGCCTCCACCGCCGCCTTGAAGATTCGCACCAGGAACGGCCACTCGCTGCGCGTGGCGTCCTCCGCGCTGAATTCCACGTCGTCCACGAAGGAGCGTGCCAGCGTGACGGCCTGCACGGCGCGCTCGACCACGGCGTCCGGCTCCAGGTTCAGCTTCTTCTGCATGTGGATCGGGCTGGTGGCGATGAAGGTGTGGATCCGGGGCTTCTCGGCGGCCTCCACGGCCTTCGCTGCGGCCTCGATGTCGGCCCGGCCCGCGCGCGCCAGCCCGGCGATGATCGGCCCGCGCACCTCGCGCGCGATGCGCGACACGCCCTCCAGGTCACCGGGCGACGCGATGGGGAAGCCCGCCTCGATCACGTCCACGCCCAGCCGCGCCAGCTGGTGGGCGATCTCCAGTTTCTGGGTGTGGTTCAGGGCCACGCCGGGTGACTGCTCGCCGTCGCGCAGGGTCGTGTCGAAGATGCGGATGCGTTCGGTCTGGGGTTGCTGCGTCATGGTGGGCTCCTGTGCAGGGGAAGGGCGACAAATGAAAAATCCCCGGAGGGCGTTCCTCCGGGGGTTCAGGCCACGTTCGCTCAGCCGTTCACTCCACCGGAGGACGGGTAAGAAGAAGCAGGCCGAAACTGGACATGGCCCAAGGGTAAACGCGGCCCGGCCCGAAATGCAAGGGTCGTCTAGCACGGCCCATGACAAACCCCCGCCGCAGCGGGCGGGGGCTCTGGCGTGCTGAGCTTAGACTTCGAGTTCTTTCTTGGTGATGAACGGCATCTGGTCGCGCAGTTCCTTGCCGACCGTCTCCAGCGTGTGCGTGCGCATCTTGCCGCGCTGCTCGTTCATGTACGGGAAGCCGCTCTCGGCGTCGTCGATGAAGCGCTTGGCGAACGCGCCGCTCTGGATGTCGCCCAGCACGCGGCCCATCTCCGCCTTGGTCTCCTCGGTGATGATGCGCGGCCCCGTCACGTAGTCCCCGAACTCGGCGGTGTTGGAGATGGAGTGGCGCATGCCCTCGAAGCCCTTTTCGTAGATCAGGTCCACGATCAGCTTGACCTCGTGCAGCGTCTCGAAGTACGCGATCTCCGGCTGGTAGCCGGCCTCGACCAGCGTCTCGAAGCCCGCCTGGATCAGGTGCGTCACGCCGCCGCACAGCACGGACTGCTCACCGAACAGGTCGGTCTCGGTCTCTTCCTTGAAGGTCGTTTCCAGCACGCCTGCCCGCGTGCAGCCGATGCCGCGCGCGTACGCCAGCGCAATTTCGCGCGCCTTGCCAGTCGCGTCCTGCTGCACGGCGAAGATGCCGGGCATGCCCGCGCCGTCGGCGTACACGCGCCGGAGCATGTGGCCGGGGCCTTTGGGCGCCACCAGGAACACGTCCACGCCCGCCGGCGGCTTGATGCGCCCGAAGTGCACGTTGAAACCGTGCCCGAAGGCCAGCGCCTTGCCGTCCGTCAGGTGCGGGGCGATGCTCTGCTCGTAGGTCTTCGGCTGCTGCTCGTCCGGGATCAGCAGCATCACCACGTCGGCGTCCTTCGTGGCGTCCTCGATGCTGGCCACGCGCAGGCCCGCCTGTTCGGCCTTGGCCTTGCTGGCGCTGCCCTCGCGCAGACCCACGACCACGTCGAAGCCGCTGTCCCGCAGGTTCTGCGCGTGCGCGTGCGCCTGCGAGCCATAGCCGATGATCGCGATCAGCTTGCTCTCGAGGATGTCGGTGCTGACGTCACGGTCGTAATACATTTTTGCTGCCATTCGTGGATTCTCCTACAGGGCGGGGTGTGGGGGGAAGTGTGGGCTAGGGGAGGGCACGAGAGAAGGCAGAGGGCAGTCGGCCCTGTCCCTCTGCTCTCTGACGGCCTTCAGAACAGGTTGGGTACGCCTCGCGCCCGCTCCTCTCTGGCCTCCACACCTTCCATCACGGGTTTCAGCGCCTCGGTCTCGCCCTCGTGGTAGACGTGGCTGGGCACGTCGGCGTTGCTGCCGCGCGTCAGGGCAATGCGGCCGGTGCGCATGGTCTCCAGGATGCCGAAGGGCCGCATCTGCTCGATGAAGGCGGTCAGTTTGCCCTCGTCGCCCGTGACCTCAAAGGTCAGGGCGTGGCGGCCGACGTCCACGATGCGGCTGCGGAAGTCCTCCGCGATCTGCCGGACCTCCACGCGGCTTTCCGGCGTGATGGCGACCTTGACCAGCACGAGTTCGCGGTCGACGAACTTCTCCAGGCTGTGGTCGATGATCTTCACGACGTCGTGCAGCTTCTCGAGCTGCTTGATGGCCTGCTCGACCACGCCGCGGTCGCCGTGGACGACGATGGTCATGCGCGACACGCCGGGGTGCTCGGTGGTGCCGACCGACAGGCTCTTGATGTTGTACCCGCGCCGACCGAACAGGGCGGTGATGCGCGTCAGGACACGCGGTTCGTCGCGGACAAGCAGGGAAAGCAGTTGATCTTGAGCGTTCGTCATGCGCGCTCCCCTGCACTCCCGGCCAGACGGGACAGCGCCGTCTGCCCGTCCATTTCGCGAAGCGCGCCACCGTTCCTGCTCGCATCCGCTCGGATGTCCAGCCGTGTTCCACGGCCTCCCATCGGAATGTTGCTCATGCTTTGTTGGCCTCCTCGGCGGCGTGTTCCATGGCGTCGCTGAGGTCCGGCGTGCGCCCCGGTTCGGTCTCGATCAGTTCGTACAGCGCGGCCCCGGCGGGCACCATCGGGAACACGCCGTGTTCGTGCGGCACCACGACTTCCAGCAGCGCGCTCTTGGGGTCGTTCAGCCACGCGTCAATCGCTGCGGGCAGCTCCTCGGCGCTGGTGGCGCGGTAGCCGGGCACGTCGTAGGCATCCGCCAGCTTCACGAAGTCGGGGTTGGAGTCGCCCAGCCACACCTCGGAGTAGCGCTTCTCGTGGAACATCTCCTGCCACTGGCGCACCATGCCCAGGAAGGAGTTGTTGATGATGCAGATCTTGACGTTGCGGATGTCGTACATCTTCAGCGTCGCAAGTTCCTGGGCGGTCATCTGGAAGCCGCCGTCCCCGGCGATCACCACGCTGCGCACGCCGGGCTCCGCCATGGCCGCGCCGATCGCGGCGGGAAAGCCGAAGCCCATGGTGCCCAGGCCACCGGAGTTGATCCAGCGGCGGGGCCGCTCGAAGCGGGCGAGCTGCGCGGCGAGCATCTGGTGCTGCCCCACGTCCGACGACAGGATGTCGTGTTCACTCAGGCGCTCGGTGACGGCCTTCACGGCGTAACCCGCGCCCCACGTCTCGGGCGTGACCGTGCGGGACGTCCACTCGGCCAGCGTGGCCTTCCACTCGGGCGTCAGGATCTTCTGCGCGCCCTGCGTGAGCATCGCGGCGGCCACCTTCGCGTCGCCGCGCACCGGCACGTGCGTGCGGATGATCTTCCCGATCTCGGCGGCGTCGAGTTCCACGTGGATGATGCTGGCGTTCGGGGCGAAGCCGTTCACGCGGCCGGTCACGCGGTCATCGAAGCGCAGGCCGATGCCCAGCAGCACGTCCGCCTCGCTGATCGCGCGGTTGGCAGCCACCGAGCCGTGCATCCCGGGCATCCCCAGCCACAGCGGATCGCTGGAGGGGAAGGCGCCCAGGCCCATCAGCGTCGTGATGACCGGGATGTCCCACGCGCGGGCCAGCGCCGTGATCTCGGCCGCGGCGTCCAGGGCGCCGCCGCCGACCATCATCACGGGTTTCTTCGCGCCCAGCAGCAGGCTGCGCGCACGCTCGATGGATTCGGTGCTGGGGGCAGAAATTTCCGGGCGGGCGTGCGGCGTGGGGATCTCGCCGTGGAAGGGCGCGAGCTGGATGTCCTTGGGAATGTCCACCAGCACCGGCCCCGGCCGCCCGCTGCGCGCGATCCGGATCGCCTCCGCCACGATCCGGGGCAGGTCCTCGACCTCGCGCACCACGTAGTTGTGCTTGGTGATCGGCAGCGTGATCCCGGTGATGTCGGCTTCCTGGAAGGCGTCGGTGCCCATCAGGTGCCGTGCGACGTTTCCGGTGATCGCCAGCAGCGGCACGGAGTCCAGCATCGCGTCCGCCAGGCCCGTCACGAGGTTCGTCGCGCCGGGGCCGGAGGTCGCCATGCACACGCCGATCTCGCCGGTCGCCTTCGCCCAGCCCTCGGCGGCGTGCGCGGCCCCCTGCTCGTGGCGGGTCAGGACATGCCGCACCTCCGGGTAGAAGGTCAGGGCGTCGTACACCGGCATGATCGCCCCGCCCGGGTACCCGAACACAGTCGAGATCCCGTGGTTGGCCAGGGTCGCCCACAGCGCCTTGGCGCCGGTCATGTCCCCGCGATCCGGCCCGCCTTGCTGGCCTGCACCTTCGTTCGCCATCTCGTCAGCCTCCCTATGAAAAACCCCCGCCTCGTCCTCGGGCGGGGGATGCGGCACATGGCGGTACTCAGCCTCGGCAGTCCCCGATGCTTACAAGTACCACCACAATGCTCGCGCTCATGCCGCGTAGCTTACGGTGCGCGGCCAGGGAATGGCAAGGCGGGTCTAGACGGGCGGAGGGGAACGCGATAGAGAAGCGGCGGTGGAGCACCGGCCAACCTCCAGCGTACACAGCCGAGTTTGGGGTTAGCCGATCTGGTCATGAAAGGTGGAACTTGGCAGCGGGCCAGCCTGATCTGCCCACGTCATGGCCGGGTGAGCCAGTACAGCGTCAGCGAATTCATCGACAGACGGGTAGTCGTTGCTCCACAGGTTGGATGTGGGGAACTCCGGGGCCGACGCGAACGCATCCAGTTGCGGGCCGACTGAGACTCCCCACTTCTCCCTCAGATCCTCGTCCGGGTCAACCTCGGGATCAGCTGGATAGAGGAGTTCCCAGGGTACATAGAGAATCCGTTCGAAGTAGAAAGTGTTCCCGCTGGATTCAAAGTGCAGGTAGTCGTGCTCCCCTGGGCTACACCGCTCGATCCTGACGTCCTTGAAATAGGCGATCAGGGCCCGGAAGAGCGCGGTCTGTTCGCAGGCTTCCAGTTCCAGGCCGGTCTGTTTCAGCCAGCCGTGAAAAGCCGTTTCCAGGTCCCGTGGGGCGACAGAGCGCGTCATGGATGAATGATAGGCAAAAGGCTTCAGACCTTCGAGTACAGATCAAGGTTGTTCGCATTTCAACTTTGAATGCCAGTGGATGGCCAGGAGAGCTCGTTACCGTCGCGTCGACACGGCAGAAACCCCCGTCACATCGGACGGGGGTTCCAGCTTTATCTCGGTTCAGCCGCGGAATTCGCGGTCGGCGAAGTCTTCGCGCGGGCGCGACTGGCCCTGGTTGCGGTCGGCGTACCGGCCCTGACCGCCCCGGTTGCCGCCGCCCTGGTACCCGCCCTGACCGCCGTCGCGGTCGCGGCTCCAGCGGCCCTGACCCTGGCCGCCGCCCCGGTTGCCCCGGTAGCCGCCCTCGTCACGGTAGCCCCGGTTGCCGCCGCCCTGGTAACCACCCTCGCGGCGTTCGCGGGTGGGCGCCTCGAACAGTTCCGGCAGCTCCTGCGCGACCTCGATCTGGATGTCGCCTTCCAGCGGGGCCGCGGCGAGCAGCGTCTCGATGTACTCGCTGGGCACGTCCGCGACGGTGCCGCCGCGCCACTGGCGCACCTTGCCCAGACGGCGGGTGTCCACGTCGGCGGTGCGGGCCAGGGTAGCGACGGTGCGGGCCACGCTCAGGCGCTCGCCGTGCAGGATCAGGGTGGTCAGGCCTTCCTCGCCCGACAGCAGGCTGGCGGCCTTGAGGGGTTCGGTCACGCCGCTGATCTTGGCCAGGGCGCGGCTCAGGGCCTCCAGGCCCAGTTCGCTGAACAGGCGCTCGGCTTCGGCCTGGAAGCCGGCGGCGGCGCTGGTATCCACCTTGCGCACCATGTCGGCGCTGGAGCGGGCGCTGGCGGCCGCCACTTCCTTGGGCGTGGGCAGGGCGCGCTCTGCGAAGCGCACGCCGGTGATGCGTTCCAGGCCGGAGACCTCGCGCTGCTCACGATCGGAGTACATGATCACGGCGGTGCCGGTGCGGCCCGCGCGGCCGGTGCGGCCCGAGCGGTGCACGTAGCTCTCGGGGTCCTGCGGCAGGTGGAACTGCACGACCAGATCGACTTCCGGGATGTCCAGGCCGCGGGCGGCCACGTCGGTGGCGACCAGCACGCCCACGCGGCCGCTGCGGAACGCGCCCAGCGCGCGTTCACGCTGCGTCTGCGCCAGGTCGCCGTGCAGCGCCTCGGCTTCCAGGCCGCGGTGGATCAGCTCGTTGGCGAGTTCGTCCGCTTCACGCTTGGTGCGGGTGAACACGATGGCCTTTTCCGGGTTGTACACGGTCAGCAGGTCGGCCAGCACGCGGGTGCGGCTGCGGCCCACCTTGATCTTGAGGTGCTCGACCGTCTGGGCGGCCTGGCTCTTGCCCTCGCCGACCACGTCCACCAGCACGGGCTCGCGCATGTACTTGCGGCTCAGGCGGCGCACGTCGTCACTCAGGGTCGCGCTGAACAGCATGGTCTGGCGGGTCTCGGGCGTCTTTTCCAGAATGGTCTCGATGGCCTCGGCGAAGCCCACCGACAGCATCTCGTCGGCCTCGTCAAGCACAGCGAACTTCACGTCGCCCAGGTCGAGGTTGCCGCGCTCCAGGTGGTCGATCAGGCGGCCGGGGGTACCGACCACGATGTCCACGCCGCGGCGCAGCGCGCCTTCCTGCGGGCCGTACGACGCGCCGCCGTACACGGTGACCGTGGTCAGGGCGCCGCCGCTCTTGGCGAACTCGTCCGCGACCTGCTTGGCGAGTTCGCGGGTGGGCGCCACGATGATGGCGCGCGGCAGGCGGCCCCGCTCGCGGCTGGGTTCCAGCGTCTGGATGATCGGCAGGGCGAAGGCCAGGGTCTTGCCGGTGCCGGTGCGGGCGCGGCCGATCAGGTCGCGGCCCTGCAGGGTCTGCGGCAGGCTCTCGACCTGAATGGCGGTGGCGTCGGTGATGCCGCGCTCGGCAAGGCGCGCCGCGAGTTCGGGCGCGATCAGTTGATCGAAGTTCATTTGTAGTCCTTTTGGGAAAGTCCCCGGTGAACTACAAACGCCTTACGCGAAAGCTCGTCCTGAGTGTGGGGCACTCTCCGGCCGACGGGTGACTCCCGCACGGCGCACGAGGAAGAATCTTACACGAAATTCGCTCGCCGTGCAAGGGGAGGCGTTCCGCGCCGCGCAAAGGAGAGGGCCGTCACGGATCGCCCGTGACGGCCCTGGAACGGCGCTGATCCGCGCCGGTCGTGGGGGCTTACCAGCCGCTGCCCTTGATGCGGGCGAGGTTGGTGGCGAGCTGGGCGACGGCCGCCTGGCCCTTGCTCTTGCCGGTCAGCACGTCGTTCACGGCGGTGCTGAAGGCCTGGGACACCTGATTGTACTTGCCCTTGGTGGGGCCGGAGGGGCGCGCCACGGCGTTCGTGAAGACGCTGTACAGGCTGCTGAAGAAGGGGTTGGCCTTCAGCACCGCCTGGTCCTTGTACAGGCTCATGATGGTGGGCTGGAACGAGCCCTCGATGGCGCGGCGCTTCTGCTCGGCCGGGCCGGCCAGGTAGCGGATCAGGTCCAGCGCGGCGGCCTGGTTCTTGGAGTAGGTGTTGATGCCGAGGTTCCACCCGCCGAGCGTGGCGGCGCCGGGGCCACCGCCAGAGGGCAGGGGAGCCGCGCCGATCATGCCCTTGACCTTGGAGTCGTCGCTCTGACCCAGCGACCACGCGTACGGCCAGTTGCGCATGAACATCGCGTTGCCCGACTGGAAGATGCCGCGCGCGTCCTCTTCCGCGTAGGTGGTGACGCCGGCGGGGCTGATGGTCTTGACCCAGCTGGCGGCGGTGTCGAGCGCCTTGGCCGCGCTGGCATTGTTCACGGTGATCTTGCCGGACGAATCGACGATGGTGCCGCCGCCGAACGACACGAGCCATTCCAGCGCGTCGCAGGTGAGGCCCTCGTAGTTCTTGCCCTGGAAGACGAAGCCGGTGAACGACTTGTTGGCCTTCTGCTCGCCGTCCTGCACCTTCTTGGCCATGGTGGCGAGTTCCGCCCAGGTCTTGGGGGGCGCGCTGTAGCCGTACTTCTTCATGAGGTCGGTGCGGTAGTACAGCAGGCCGGCGTCCGTGAACCACGGGATGGCGACCAGCTTGCCGTTCAGTTTGTTGGCTTCGACGATGCCCTTGAAGTGGGCATTGATCTCGGCGGCGGGGACCTTGTTCGTCAGGTCGACGAGCTGATCACCGACCAGGCCGGGCCAGATGATGTCGAGCATGTACACGTCGATGTCGCTGCTCTTGGCGGCGAGCTGCTGCTGGATCACGCCGAGGTGGTCGTTCGTGAGGTTGGGGCTCTCGAACATCTTGACGGTGTTGCCGGTCTTCTTGGCCCAGGCCTCGGCGCCGTCCTTGCAGATCTGGAAGCCGGTGCCGGACCCGCAGTCCATGGTGAGCGTCACGCCAGCCGCGTGGGCGCTGGCGGACAGGGCGGCGGACAGGGCCAGGAACTTCAACGCTGCTTTCATAGTGCGCTCCTCCGGAGCCGTGACCTGCCGTGTCGGGCCTGGGCAACATGCCTGCCCGGATTGCCGGCAATGCCGTGCCACACGACTGTTCCTGCGGTGAGGCCGCAGCTCCGTTTCGGTTGTGGATACGCTTCCAATTTAATGACCCCTTCACCCCGCCTCTGGAATCTGGCTAGACAGGTAGACGCCAGTTCGCCCCTGTCGGCGGGGTGCCCGGACTTGCTAGAATGTCCCGTTTCAGAACGTAGGACCCAGTGTGTCTTACGCAACAGTCATAACCTGCGGTGGGCGCCGTGTGCCGTCCAGGACAGGAAAACAGGCCAACGGTAAAGGAGAGTCGAGCTTGCAGAGCAACCTGATCGTCCGCGGCGCCAAGGAACACAACCTCAAGGACATCACCGTCGAGCTGCCGCGGGACCGCTTCGTGGTGATCACCGGCGTGTCCGGCAGCGGCAAGAGCACCCTGGCCTTCGACACCATCTACGCCGAGGGCCAGCGCCGCTACGTCGAGTCCCTGAGCGCCTACGCCCGGCAGTTCCTGGGCCTGATGGAAAAACCCGACGTGGAGAGCATCACGGGCCTGTCGCCCGCCATCTCCATCGACCAGAAGACCACCAGCCACAACCCGCGCTCCACGGTGGGCACCGTCACGGAGATCCACGACTACCTGCGGCTGCTGTACGCCCGTGTGGGCACGCCGTACTGCCCGATCTGCGGGCGCAAGATCGAGAAGCAGAGCCCCAGCGAGATCACGGACCGGCTGCTCGGCGGCTTCGCGGACAAACGCGCCATCCTGCTCGCGCCGGTGGTGCGTGGCCGCAAGGGCGAATACCGCAAGCTGTTCGGGGACCTGCGCCGCGAGGGCTTCGCGCGCGTGCGGGTGGACGGCACGCTGTACGAGCTGGAGGAAGCCGAGAAGCTCAAGCTGGAGAAGTTCGAGAAGCACGACGTGGACGTGGTCATCGACCGCCTGACCCTGCGCGGCACCGACCGCAGCCGCATCGCGGAGAGCGTGGAACTCGGCCTGCGCCGTGGCGAGGGCCTGCTGCGCGTGCTGATGCCCGACGCGGGCGAGGGCGGCGGCGCGCACGAGGAACTGTATTCGGAGAAGTTCGCGTGCCCCGAGCACGGCAGCGTGCTGGAAGAACTCGAACCGCGCTCGTTCAGCTTCAACAACCCCTACGGCGCGTGCCCCGACTGTGCCGGCCTGGGCAGCAAGCAGGAATTCGCGCCGGAACTCGTGATCGACGAGAAGCTGTCCATCGCCGAGGGCGCGATCCTGCCGTGGAGCAAGAAGGGCACGGGCGGCGGCGTGTACTACTGGGACAAGCTCAAGGCGCTCTCGGAGCACCTGGACTTCGACCTCAAGGCGCCGTGGAGCACGCTGGACGCTGCGGCGAAGAAGGCCGTCCTGTACGGTCCCGGCCAGGCCTTCGAGGTGATCTATCGGCGCGGCGGCAAGGAAACCATGCGCTTCATGACCGAGTTCGAGGGCGTGATCCCGAACCTGGAGCGCCGCTACGCCGACACCGAGTCCGAGTTCATGCGCGAGAAGCTGGAAGAACTCATGGAGCTGCGGCCCTGCCCGACCTGCGGCGGCACGCGCTACAAGCCGGAGATCCTGGCGGTGCGGGTGGGCGGCCTGAACATCTCGCAGGCGAGCGGCATGAGCGTGCTGGAGGCCGACGCGTACTTCCGGCAGCTCCAGGACGGCGGGCTGGACCACGCGGCCATCGAGCCCTTCCTGGCCGGGCACCTGGGCGGCGAGGCGAGGACCCACGCGCCCCGGCACTACGAGTACGTCCTGAACGACTTCGGCACGGCCGTCTCGGCGCCGATTCTCAAGGCGATCCGCACCCGCCTCAAATTCCTGGTGGATGTGGGCCTGGACTACCTGTCGCTCGACCGCACCGCGAACACGCTGTCGGGCGGCGAGGCGCAGCGCATCCGGCTTGCCACGCAGGTGGGCTCCGGCCTGACCGGCGTGCTGTACGTGCTGGACGAACCCAGCATCGGCCTGCACCCCAAGGACAACCACCGCCTGATCGGCACCCTGAAGCACCTGCGCGACCTGGGCAACACCCTGATCGTGGTGGAGCACGACGAGGACACCATGATGGAGGCCGACTACCTAGTGGATATGGGGCCGGGTGCCGGCGTGCACGGCGGCGAGGTGGTCGCGGTGGGCACGCCCGAGCAGGTGCGGAACGACCGCAACAGCCTGACCGGCAAGTACCTGCGCGGCGAGCTGAAGATCGAGGTGCCCCGGGAGCGCCGACGCGGCAACGGCAAGAAACTCAAGGTCATCGGCGCGCGTGAGCACAACCTCCAGAACGTGGACATCGAGATCCCGCTGGGCACCATGACGGTCGTGACCGGCCCCTCGGGCAGCGGCAAGAGCACGCTGATCCACGACATCCTGCACGCCACGCTGGCCAAGGAACTCAACGGCGCCAAGACCACGCCCGGCCGGTTCGACCGCATCGAGGGCATGGAGCACCTCGACAAGGTCATCGAGATCGACCAGAGCCCCATCGGGCGCACGCCGCGCTCCAACCCGGCCACGTACACCGGCGTGTTCACGGAGATCCGCGACCTGTTCACCCGCACGCCCGAGGCCAGACGCCGCGGGTACCTCGCGGGGCGCTTCTCGTTCAACGTGAAGGGCGGGCGCTGCGAGCACTGCAAGGGCGACGGCGTCATGAAGATCGAGATGAACTTCCTGCCGGACATCTACGTGCCGTGCGAGGTCTGCAAGGGCGCGCGCTACAACCGCGAGACGCTGGAAGTGAAGTACAACGGCAAGACCATCGCCGACGTGCTCGACCTGACGGTGGAGGACGCGAACACCTTCTTCGAGGCGATCCCGCCGATCCAGCGCAAGATGCAGCTGCTGCTCGACGTGGGCCTGGGGTACATGCGCATTGGGCAGCCCAGCACCACCCTCTCGGGCGGCGAGGCGCAGCGCATCAAGCTCGCCACGGAGCTGTCCAAGCGCGCGACCGGCAAGACCATCTACATCCTCGACGAGCCCACGACCGGGCTGCACTTCGAGGACGTCCGCAAGCTGATGGAGGTGTTGCAGCGCCTGGTGGAGGGCGGCAACACCCTGGTCATCATCGAGCACAACCTGGACGTCATGAAGACCGGCGACCACCTCATCGACCTGGGGCCGGAGGGTGGCGTGCGCGGCGGGCGCGTGGTCGCCACCGGCACGCCCGAGCAGATGGCCGCCCACCCCACCAGCCACACCGGCGAGTACCTACGCAGGGTGCCGGGCATCGTTCCGGAGGGAGCGGGCGCGGAGCGTGAACTGGTCGGGGCGGCCCCTGCCCGCAAGGGGCGTGCTAAGAAGGGAGCAGCATGACCGAGCTTCCGGAGCCGACCCCCACGCCGCCCACCGCCGCCAGCGCGGCGCCCGTGGACGCGCCGGCTCCGGCCGCCGCTGCCCGCCCCGCCCGGCGCCGCCGTGTGCGCACGCCCGCCGAACGGCGGCACCGTGGGCAGTTCCTGCACTTCCTGCGCATCTTCGGCGGCGTGATGACCCTGTTCGCACTG
Protein-coding sequences here:
- the ilvC gene encoding ketol-acid reductoisomerase, which translates into the protein MAAKMYYDRDVSTDILESKLIAIIGYGSQAHAHAQNLRDSGFDVVVGLREGSASKAKAEQAGLRVASIEDATKDADVVMLLIPDEQQPKTYEQSIAPHLTDGKALAFGHGFNVHFGRIKPPAGVDVFLVAPKGPGHMLRRVYADGAGMPGIFAVQQDATGKAREIALAYARGIGCTRAGVLETTFKEETETDLFGEQSVLCGGVTHLIQAGFETLVEAGYQPEIAYFETLHEVKLIVDLIYEKGFEGMRHSISNTAEFGDYVTGPRIITEETKAEMGRVLGDIQSGAFAKRFIDDAESGFPYMNEQRGKMRTHTLETVGKELRDQMPFITKKELEV
- the ilvN gene encoding acetolactate synthase small subunit — translated: MTNAQDQLLSLLVRDEPRVLTRITALFGRRGYNIKSLSVGTTEHPGVSRMTIVVHGDRGVVEQAIKQLEKLHDVVKIIDHSLEKFVDRELVLVKVAITPESRVEVRQIAEDFRSRIVDVGRHALTFEVTGDEGKLTAFIEQMRPFGILETMRTGRIALTRGSNADVPSHVYHEGETEALKPVMEGVEAREERARGVPNLF
- the ilvB gene encoding biosynthetic-type acetolactate synthase large subunit; its protein translation is MTGAKALWATLANHGISTVFGYPGGAIMPVYDALTFYPEVRHVLTRHEQGAAHAAEGWAKATGEIGVCMATSGPGATNLVTGLADAMLDSVPLLAITGNVARHLMGTDAFQEADITGITLPITKHNYVVREVEDLPRIVAEAIRIARSGRPGPVLVDIPKDIQLAPFHGEIPTPHARPEISAPSTESIERARSLLLGAKKPVMMVGGGALDAAAEITALARAWDIPVITTLMGLGAFPSSDPLWLGMPGMHGSVAANRAISEADVLLGIGLRFDDRVTGRVNGFAPNASIIHVELDAAEIGKIIRTHVPVRGDAKVAAAMLTQGAQKILTPEWKATLAEWTSRTVTPETWGAGYAVKAVTERLSEHDILSSDVGQHQMLAAQLARFERPRRWINSGGLGTMGFGFPAAIGAAMAEPGVRSVVIAGDGGFQMTAQELATLKMYDIRNVKICIINNSFLGMVRQWQEMFHEKRYSEVWLGDSNPDFVKLADAYDVPGYRATSAEELPAAIDAWLNDPKSALLEVVVPHEHGVFPMVPAGAALYELIETEPGRTPDLSDAMEHAAEEANKA
- a CDS encoding DEAD/DEAH box helicase, with amino-acid sequence MNFDQLIAPELAARLAERGITDATAIQVESLPQTLQGRDLIGRARTGTGKTLAFALPIIQTLEPSRERGRLPRAIIVAPTRELAKQVADEFAKSGGALTTVTVYGGASYGPQEGALRRGVDIVVGTPGRLIDHLERGNLDLGDVKFAVLDEADEMLSVGFAEAIETILEKTPETRQTMLFSATLSDDVRRLSRKYMREPVLVDVVGEGKSQAAQTVEHLKIKVGRSRTRVLADLLTVYNPEKAIVFTRTKREADELANELIHRGLEAEALHGDLAQTQRERALGAFRSGRVGVLVATDVAARGLDIPEVDLVVQFHLPQDPESYVHRSGRTGRAGRTGTAVIMYSDREQREVSGLERITGVRFAERALPTPKEVAAASARSSADMVRKVDTSAAAGFQAEAERLFSELGLEALSRALAKISGVTEPLKAASLLSGEEGLTTLILHGERLSVARTVATLARTADVDTRRLGKVRQWRGGTVADVPSEYIETLLAAAPLEGDIQIEVAQELPELFEAPTRERREGGYQGGGNRGYRDEGGYRGNRGGGQGQGRWSRDRDGGQGGYQGGGNRGGQGRYADRNQGQSRPREDFADREFRG
- a CDS encoding ABC transporter substrate-binding protein gives rise to the protein MKAALKFLALSAALSASAHAAGVTLTMDCGSGTGFQICKDGAEAWAKKTGNTVKMFESPNLTNDHLGVIQQQLAAKSSDIDVYMLDIIWPGLVGDQLVDLTNKVPAAEINAHFKGIVEANKLNGKLVAIPWFTDAGLLYYRTDLMKKYGYSAPPKTWAELATMAKKVQDGEQKANKSFTGFVFQGKNYEGLTCDALEWLVSFGGGTIVDSSGKITVNNASAAKALDTAASWVKTISPAGVTTYAEEDARGIFQSGNAMFMRNWPYAWSLGQSDDSKVKGMIGAAPLPSGGGPGAATLGGWNLGINTYSKNQAAALDLIRYLAGPAEQKRRAIEGSFQPTIMSLYKDQAVLKANPFFSSLYSVFTNAVARPSGPTKGKYNQVSQAFSTAVNDVLTGKSKGQAAVAQLATNLARIKGSGW
- the uvrA gene encoding excinuclease ABC subunit UvrA, whose product is MQSNLIVRGAKEHNLKDITVELPRDRFVVITGVSGSGKSTLAFDTIYAEGQRRYVESLSAYARQFLGLMEKPDVESITGLSPAISIDQKTTSHNPRSTVGTVTEIHDYLRLLYARVGTPYCPICGRKIEKQSPSEITDRLLGGFADKRAILLAPVVRGRKGEYRKLFGDLRREGFARVRVDGTLYELEEAEKLKLEKFEKHDVDVVIDRLTLRGTDRSRIAESVELGLRRGEGLLRVLMPDAGEGGGAHEELYSEKFACPEHGSVLEELEPRSFSFNNPYGACPDCAGLGSKQEFAPELVIDEKLSIAEGAILPWSKKGTGGGVYYWDKLKALSEHLDFDLKAPWSTLDAAAKKAVLYGPGQAFEVIYRRGGKETMRFMTEFEGVIPNLERRYADTESEFMREKLEELMELRPCPTCGGTRYKPEILAVRVGGLNISQASGMSVLEADAYFRQLQDGGLDHAAIEPFLAGHLGGEARTHAPRHYEYVLNDFGTAVSAPILKAIRTRLKFLVDVGLDYLSLDRTANTLSGGEAQRIRLATQVGSGLTGVLYVLDEPSIGLHPKDNHRLIGTLKHLRDLGNTLIVVEHDEDTMMEADYLVDMGPGAGVHGGEVVAVGTPEQVRNDRNSLTGKYLRGELKIEVPRERRRGNGKKLKVIGAREHNLQNVDIEIPLGTMTVVTGPSGSGKSTLIHDILHATLAKELNGAKTTPGRFDRIEGMEHLDKVIEIDQSPIGRTPRSNPATYTGVFTEIRDLFTRTPEARRRGYLAGRFSFNVKGGRCEHCKGDGVMKIEMNFLPDIYVPCEVCKGARYNRETLEVKYNGKTIADVLDLTVEDANTFFEAIPPIQRKMQLLLDVGLGYMRIGQPSTTLSGGEAQRIKLATELSKRATGKTIYILDEPTTGLHFEDVRKLMEVLQRLVEGGNTLVIIEHNLDVMKTGDHLIDLGPEGGVRGGRVVATGTPEQMAAHPTSHTGEYLRRVPGIVPEGAGAERELVGAAPARKGRAKKGAA